From Halobacillus sp. Marseille-Q1614, the proteins below share one genomic window:
- a CDS encoding MFS transporter, with the protein MDISNEAPAPYTPKDQGFWRITAALMLASLLVFSTLYVFQPLLPVFVNEFNVSATQSSLLMSACVFSMVLGLFVLGFLADRYGRLSIMNVSLGITVLLLIVMPFSPSFGVLVALRFLQGFFLAGVPAAAMGYLGEEVSPRDIGLAMTLYISSNALGGMGGRVIAGYLTDIFDWETTILSVAVFGVAAALLFMFLLPKERFFEQQNQPLCQDLRGMMIHLTDKQMLSLFLMGLLLQIVFTAVWTYLPFYLQAEPYNWPLKWIAFTYFAYGLGVLAPPLAGRISNQIGLPKVMLAGVILLLSGVWMTVTAPVALVLIGLGLLCMGFFIAHSMAAALVSKSAKHHRSGASGFYLISYYIGVAIGSTGVGALWENFRWIGVTGTSLVFLLVLGFLPFYKKMHKE; encoded by the coding sequence ATGGACATCAGCAATGAAGCACCGGCTCCCTATACCCCCAAGGATCAGGGGTTCTGGCGGATAACGGCTGCATTAATGCTTGCTTCACTATTGGTTTTTTCCACATTGTATGTGTTTCAGCCGTTACTCCCTGTTTTTGTCAATGAATTTAATGTCAGTGCTACGCAATCCAGCCTGCTTATGTCTGCTTGTGTATTCTCAATGGTACTCGGATTATTTGTATTGGGATTTCTTGCAGACCGCTACGGACGGCTGTCAATAATGAATGTTTCTTTAGGCATAACGGTCCTTTTATTGATCGTTATGCCTTTCTCTCCTTCTTTTGGAGTCCTTGTCGCCTTAAGATTTCTTCAAGGGTTCTTCTTGGCAGGCGTGCCTGCCGCGGCAATGGGATATTTAGGGGAGGAGGTTTCTCCTAGAGACATTGGTCTTGCCATGACATTGTACATATCAAGTAATGCACTTGGTGGAATGGGCGGGCGAGTGATTGCCGGTTATTTAACAGACATTTTTGACTGGGAAACTACGATTCTGTCAGTCGCCGTCTTCGGAGTGGCAGCTGCCCTTCTTTTTATGTTCCTGCTTCCTAAGGAAAGATTTTTTGAACAGCAGAATCAGCCGCTGTGCCAGGACTTAAGGGGAATGATGATCCATTTGACTGACAAACAGATGCTTTCCCTTTTTCTAATGGGGCTGCTGCTTCAAATCGTCTTTACAGCGGTTTGGACGTATCTGCCTTTTTACTTGCAGGCGGAACCTTACAACTGGCCGCTTAAGTGGATCGCGTTTACTTATTTTGCGTATGGGCTAGGGGTGCTGGCGCCGCCGCTGGCAGGAAGAATTTCGAATCAGATCGGCCTTCCCAAAGTGATGCTCGCCGGTGTCATTTTGCTGTTATCAGGCGTATGGATGACGGTAACCGCACCTGTTGCTTTAGTTCTGATCGGGCTCGGTCTTCTTTGCATGGGATTCTTTATTGCTCATTCGATGGCAGCTGCTTTAGTCAGCAAATCTGCTAAGCATCACCGAAGCGGGGCATCCGGCTTTTATTTAATCAGCTATTACATTGGAGTAGCTATTGGCAGCACAGGGGTAGGAGCCCTGTGGGAAAATTTCCGGTGGATTGGAGTAACAGGAACGAGCCTGGTCTTTCTCCTTGTTCTGGGATTTTTGCCTTTTTATAAAAAGATGCACAAAGAGTGA
- a CDS encoding SLC13 family permease, with protein sequence MLKGYWSRLWEMHDQAKDLMKFTVTGTTKEQTEQKREKSNSASKGTGPAGSGPSYGTRQKAGLIIGPILFALTLLFMDAEGLSQSAVAVLASTLWIATWWITEAIPIPATSLLPLILFPLTGGLDGGATASSYGDNTIFLFMGGFLIALAMQKWNLHKRIALFIISLIGTNTEMIVLGFMLATGFLSMWISNTATAMMMVPIGLAVIYQSSEQLEKQQTKSVDHSSFNFGKVTMLGIAYSASIGGLATLIGTPPNTIFRAVVEQNYGVQISFAGWMAFGVPLTLILMGLTWYYLVKMAYPMKIKKLPGGKKVINDERKALGVMSREEKIVLTIFTLTAIAWISRSFVLVHINENIDDTIIAMIAAIILFLIPARKKGEFILDWDTAKGLPWGILLLFGAGLAIASGFQESGLAEWIGTQLTVLEGISFILILTVVAVLVIFLTEITSNTATATMMFPIMASLAAAIDVHPYSLMIAAGVAASCAFMLPVATPPNAVVFGSGYLRIPDMAKAGFALNILSIVLVTLAIYFYLPVIWNIDLTSFPANFSQ encoded by the coding sequence CTGTTAAAAGGTTATTGGTCTCGTCTCTGGGAGATGCATGATCAAGCAAAGGACTTGATGAAATTTACCGTTACCGGAACTACGAAGGAACAGACAGAGCAGAAAAGAGAGAAAAGTAATTCAGCTAGTAAAGGGACCGGACCTGCCGGATCAGGACCTTCGTATGGAACTAGACAGAAAGCCGGACTTATTATAGGGCCAATTTTGTTTGCGCTTACTTTACTATTTATGGATGCTGAAGGTTTATCGCAGAGTGCCGTAGCCGTTTTGGCGAGTACCCTATGGATTGCTACATGGTGGATTACCGAAGCAATTCCGATTCCTGCAACTTCTTTATTGCCTCTGATTTTGTTTCCGCTTACAGGAGGACTGGATGGGGGAGCCACAGCTTCTTCCTATGGAGATAATACTATCTTTCTATTTATGGGCGGGTTCCTTATTGCCCTGGCTATGCAGAAATGGAATCTACATAAACGAATCGCCTTATTTATTATCTCTTTAATTGGAACAAATACCGAAATGATCGTGCTCGGCTTCATGCTGGCTACAGGTTTCCTTTCTATGTGGATTTCGAATACTGCCACAGCGATGATGATGGTGCCGATTGGTCTTGCTGTAATCTATCAATCTTCTGAACAGCTGGAGAAACAGCAGACGAAGTCAGTCGATCATTCTTCTTTTAATTTTGGTAAAGTAACAATGCTTGGGATTGCTTACAGTGCTTCTATAGGAGGATTAGCAACACTAATTGGTACGCCTCCAAACACGATATTCCGTGCAGTAGTGGAGCAAAACTACGGCGTTCAAATTTCGTTTGCCGGCTGGATGGCTTTTGGGGTTCCACTAACCTTAATTTTAATGGGACTCACCTGGTACTACCTGGTTAAAATGGCTTACCCAATGAAAATTAAAAAGCTTCCAGGTGGAAAGAAGGTCATTAATGACGAGCGTAAAGCCTTAGGCGTAATGTCTAGAGAAGAGAAAATTGTTTTAACGATCTTTACACTTACGGCTATAGCTTGGATCTCAAGGTCTTTCGTATTAGTGCATATTAATGAAAATATCGATGATACGATCATTGCGATGATTGCCGCGATTATTTTATTTTTAATCCCCGCCAGGAAAAAAGGAGAGTTTATCCTTGATTGGGATACAGCAAAAGGGCTGCCATGGGGAATTCTTCTGCTGTTTGGAGCTGGACTTGCGATCGCATCCGGATTTCAGGAATCCGGTCTTGCGGAATGGATTGGAACACAGCTGACGGTACTTGAGGGCATTAGCTTTATACTCATACTTACAGTTGTGGCTGTGCTGGTAATTTTCTTAACGGAGATTACTTCAAATACGGCTACTGCAACGATGATGTTCCCGATCATGGCTTCATTGGCTGCCGCTATTGATGTGCACCCGTACAGCTTAATGATCGCAGCAGGGGTGGCTGCAAGCTGTGCTTTTATGCTGCCTGTTGCTACACCTCCAAACGCCGTTGTGTTCGGTTCAGGTTATTTGAGAATACCCGACATGGCTAAGGCCGGGTTTGCTCTGAACATTCTATCTATCGTACTTGTGACCTTGGCGATCTATTTCTATTTACCTGTTATCTGGAACATTGATTTAACATCATTCCCGGCGAATTTCAGTCAATAA
- a CDS encoding cytochrome c oxidase assembly protein produces MHNHSGTSIVDAAQIILAVPFIFAAALYVAALVYSRRKGRKWPVYRTVLWMAGVLSGLAAVSGPIAVQAHSNFTVHMLGHLLLGMLAPLLMALAAPMTLFLRASSVNPAKKVTSILRTSFVRFLSDPITASILNVGGLWVLYTTSLFEAMHESLLLHLFIHIHVFLAGYLFTISLIYIDPAPHRRSFVYRSAVMVAALAGHGILSKYIYGNPPSGVPRHEAESGGMLMYYGGDLIDVIIIFFICLQWYRASRPYPAGGFQSA; encoded by the coding sequence ATGCATAACCATTCAGGCACCTCAATCGTAGATGCAGCTCAGATCATATTGGCTGTGCCTTTTATATTTGCTGCAGCTCTCTATGTCGCTGCCCTCGTTTATTCACGTCGAAAGGGCAGGAAATGGCCGGTCTATCGAACCGTCCTTTGGATGGCTGGTGTATTGTCTGGTTTAGCGGCAGTGAGTGGACCGATAGCAGTGCAAGCCCACAGCAATTTTACTGTTCATATGCTTGGTCATTTACTGCTTGGAATGCTGGCACCTCTTCTCATGGCTTTAGCGGCCCCTATGACACTGTTTCTAAGAGCTTCAAGTGTGAATCCAGCAAAGAAGGTTACTTCAATTCTAAGAACGTCTTTTGTCCGTTTCTTAAGTGATCCCATTACAGCGTCGATTCTGAATGTGGGAGGACTCTGGGTATTATACACTACCTCTTTGTTTGAAGCGATGCACGAGAGTTTACTCCTGCATTTGTTCATTCACATTCATGTATTTCTTGCCGGTTATCTATTTACGATCTCTCTAATTTACATTGATCCTGCTCCTCATCGCCGGAGCTTCGTCTACCGGTCAGCCGTCATGGTAGCCGCGTTAGCAGGTCATGGAATATTATCGAAGTATATTTACGGCAACCCTCCGTCTGGCGTGCCCAGACATGAGGCGGAAAGCGGAGGAATGCTCATGTATTACGGTGGAGATCTCATTGATGTCATCATTATCTTTTTCATTTGTCTGCAGTGGTACCGTGCGTCCCGGCCGTACCCAGCCGGCGGTTTTCAGTCGGCTTAG
- a CDS encoding DUF2243 domain-containing protein: protein MPDITSGNHTSYLNRNLLSGILFGVGLAAFLDETLFHQLLHWHHFYDKSTTDIGLVSDGFFHAFSWFATVGGLFLVADLRRRKAFWFKRWWGASLLGAGAFQLYDGTIQHKLMRLHQIRYVDNVIIYDLIWNILALIMIVAGLILLNRTKKAAVKGNA from the coding sequence ATGCCTGATATAACGAGTGGGAATCACACTTCGTACTTAAACCGTAATCTACTATCAGGAATTTTATTCGGGGTCGGTCTCGCGGCCTTTTTAGATGAAACTCTTTTCCACCAATTACTGCATTGGCACCATTTTTACGATAAATCTACTACAGATATCGGTCTTGTTTCAGATGGCTTTTTTCATGCGTTTAGCTGGTTTGCCACAGTTGGCGGTCTGTTTTTAGTCGCTGATCTTCGAAGAAGGAAAGCATTCTGGTTTAAGAGATGGTGGGGCGCCAGTCTGCTTGGGGCTGGGGCTTTTCAGTTATATGACGGCACTATTCAGCATAAACTGATGCGCCTTCACCAGATTCGATATGTAGACAACGTCATAATATATGATCTAATCTGGAACATTCTTGCGTTGATTATGATTGTGGCCGGGCTCATTTTGCTGAACCGTACAAAGAAGGCGGCGGTGAAAGGAAATGCATAA
- the cobA gene encoding uroporphyrinogen-III C-methyltransferase: MSKVYLVGAGPGDPDLITVKALKCIQQADVILYDRLVNEELLKKAKPGADLIFCGKHPKFHILKQETINSLLVKYAKQGKVVTRLKGGDPYVFGRGAEEAEAVAKHGILYEVVPGITSGIAAPSYADIPVTHRELGSSFAVVAGHRCKSNHKEIDWQSLSQNIDTLAIYMGVSNLPYICKQLMENGKNSDTPVAVIQQGTTTEERVVTGKISNIVSVVEKEEIQNPAMIVIGEVVRFREKISRLKMMNQSVPLQGIAEA, encoded by the coding sequence ATGTCAAAAGTTTACTTGGTGGGGGCAGGACCGGGAGACCCGGATTTAATTACAGTAAAGGCATTAAAATGTATTCAGCAGGCCGACGTCATTCTTTACGACCGTTTAGTTAATGAAGAGCTGCTTAAGAAAGCTAAACCGGGAGCTGACTTAATATTTTGCGGCAAGCATCCGAAATTTCATATTCTTAAACAGGAGACGATTAATTCCTTATTAGTGAAGTATGCCAAGCAGGGGAAAGTCGTCACGCGGCTCAAAGGGGGCGATCCCTACGTTTTTGGAAGAGGAGCGGAAGAGGCAGAAGCTGTTGCTAAGCACGGTATTTTATATGAAGTTGTTCCTGGTATAACATCCGGTATTGCGGCACCTTCTTACGCAGACATCCCTGTTACGCATCGCGAGCTGGGAAGTTCATTTGCCGTCGTCGCAGGACACCGGTGCAAGTCCAATCACAAAGAAATAGACTGGCAGAGTCTCTCCCAGAATATTGATACATTAGCCATCTACATGGGGGTCAGCAATCTTCCGTATATTTGTAAGCAGCTGATGGAGAATGGCAAGAACTCTGACACGCCGGTTGCTGTTATTCAGCAGGGGACTACTACTGAGGAACGAGTTGTCACAGGAAAGATCTCAAATATAGTGAGTGTCGTTGAGAAAGAAGAGATTCAGAACCCTGCGATGATCGTAATAGGAGAAGTTGTGCGCTTTCGCGAGAAGATCAGCAGACTTAAAATGATGAATCAGTCGGTTCCTTTGCAGGGAATTGCTGAAGCATAA
- the nirD gene encoding nitrite reductase small subunit NirD — translation MKQLIKRVFVANVEELPEKLGRTVHIGDWELAIFKLSNGRIKAIENRCPHKGGVLAEGMVSGDSVFCPMHDWKINVTDGQVQGHDSGCVKTFKVEVENEKVYVLLPE, via the coding sequence TTGAAACAGCTGATAAAAAGAGTGTTTGTAGCAAATGTTGAAGAGCTTCCGGAAAAATTAGGGAGAACCGTGCACATAGGCGATTGGGAACTGGCCATCTTCAAGCTTTCAAACGGGAGAATTAAAGCGATCGAGAATCGCTGTCCTCATAAAGGCGGAGTCTTAGCCGAAGGTATGGTGAGCGGGGACAGCGTATTCTGCCCCATGCATGACTGGAAGATCAATGTAACAGACGGTCAGGTGCAAGGACATGACAGCGGCTGTGTAAAAACGTTTAAAGTAGAAGTAGAGAACGAAAAGGTCTACGTTTTATTACCCGAATAA